Proteins found in one Labrenzia sp. VG12 genomic segment:
- the hisI gene encoding phosphoribosyl-AMP cyclohydrolase, which produces MNESIPFAQRVSIEQVEEGKQLAPKFDENGLIPVVTTDASSGEVLMMGGMNKEALRQTIRTGEAHYWSRSRKVLWHKGATSGLVQKVEEMRIDDDQDAVWLRVAVDGGASCHVGYRSCFYRAVPVEVEGGSVELRFTEQEKAFDPVEVYGDAPNPTQL; this is translated from the coding sequence ATGAATGAATCCATTCCCTTCGCGCAGCGTGTTTCCATCGAGCAGGTGGAAGAAGGCAAACAGCTTGCACCAAAGTTCGATGAAAATGGCCTCATACCGGTCGTCACAACTGACGCTTCGTCCGGCGAGGTTCTGATGATGGGGGGCATGAACAAGGAGGCTCTGAGGCAGACCATCAGGACCGGGGAGGCCCACTACTGGAGCCGTAGCCGCAAGGTGCTCTGGCACAAGGGGGCGACCAGCGGATTGGTGCAAAAAGTGGAGGAGATGCGCATCGACGACGATCAGGACGCCGTCTGGCTCCGTGTCGCCGTTGATGGCGGTGCCAGCTGTCATGTCGGCTACCGTTCCTGCTTCTATCGCGCGGTCCCGGTTGAGGTCGAAGGCGGTTCGGTCGAGTTGCGCTTTACTGAACAGGAAAAGGCCTTTGACCCGGTCGAAGTCTATGG
- the folE gene encoding GTP cyclohydrolase I FolE yields MNYAATVTAMAEYRKEHGLRPSRADAEAAVRILLEWTGDDPDREGLVDTPARVVRAYEEFFEGYTIDPAELLARTFEETNDYNDLIVLRNMRLESHCEHHVVPIIGKVHIAYLPANRVVGISKLARVVEVFAKRLQIQETLTSQIADTIQDVLRPRGVAVVIEAAHMCMTTRGIRKPGVSMLTRRLLGEFQTDPDLRRDFLSSISSSLKGEV; encoded by the coding sequence ATGAATTACGCTGCGACTGTTACAGCCATGGCAGAGTACAGGAAGGAACACGGCCTGCGTCCGTCGCGTGCGGACGCAGAAGCAGCCGTCCGCATCCTGCTGGAATGGACGGGCGATGATCCGGACCGGGAGGGGCTTGTCGACACACCGGCCCGTGTCGTTCGGGCCTATGAAGAGTTTTTCGAGGGATATACGATCGATCCAGCGGAGCTGCTGGCCAGAACCTTTGAAGAAACCAATGATTACAACGATTTGATTGTGCTCCGAAACATGCGGTTGGAGAGCCACTGCGAGCATCATGTGGTCCCGATCATCGGCAAGGTCCATATCGCCTATCTGCCCGCCAATCGTGTTGTCGGCATCAGCAAGCTGGCGCGGGTCGTGGAGGTTTTTGCCAAACGTCTACAGATCCAGGAGACGCTGACATCCCAGATTGCCGATACCATTCAGGACGTGCTGCGGCCCCGCGGCGTTGCTGTTGTTATTGAGGCAGCGCACATGTGCATGACCACACGAGGCATCAGGAAACCAGGTGTTTCCATGCTGACACGCCGCCTTCTCGGGGAATTCCAGACCGACCCGGATCTGCGCCGCGACTTTCTGTCTTCCATTTCCAGTTCCCTGAAAGGAGAGGTCTGA
- a CDS encoding nuclear transport factor 2 family protein, with amino-acid sequence MERNFGQIAHAREASGFDEARTALTRWTEAVTSNRIEMVLTLYAEDAVLVPTLSNEIHVTEAGRRSYFEFFLSRQVLGCTVGQEIVRADPAHGTVAIGGIYTFSFRTEDGGAEAVPARFLFTYAQIDGHWLITGHHSSRCV; translated from the coding sequence TTGGAACGGAATTTTGGTCAGATTGCTCACGCCCGCGAAGCGTCCGGCTTCGATGAAGCTCGCACGGCTTTGACCCGGTGGACTGAGGCCGTCACATCCAACCGGATCGAGATGGTTCTCACGCTTTATGCAGAGGACGCCGTCCTGGTGCCAACCTTGTCCAACGAGATCCACGTCACGGAAGCTGGGCGCCGCAGTTACTTCGAGTTCTTTTTGTCCCGGCAGGTGCTCGGTTGCACCGTCGGGCAGGAAATTGTCCGGGCAGATCCAGCGCACGGCACTGTCGCAATCGGCGGCATCTACACATTCTCGTTTCGGACGGAAGATGGGGGTGCGGAAGCCGTACCCGCCCGCTTCCTGTTCACCTATGCACAGATCGACGGGCACTGGCTGATCACAGGCCATCATTCATCGCGCTGTGTGTGA
- a CDS encoding GTP-binding protein gives MSAPAAKDQPATKTAPDMLFPNRIPVFLLSGFLGSGKSTLLNAFLNDPAVRDTAIIINEFGDVPVDHLLIRQGETAIQQVSTGCLCCVGTTNLQQTLSDLKTAADSGRTHGFSRVIVEMSGLGDPAPLVNALTSGTRPDSPLQDEDQRAVFYLAGVVTLFDVVAGVNSVEHHFEAVKQIAFADRIVLTKTDLAQNSNPSFDSFPLIRDLRTLNAGAEVFDRCTADLAALFEPRPYATVERGEDVVGWLALESALAQDPGHGATPVTANPAARHGTGIRTFSLVRDFPLSGDRLQRFLTLLQGSAGQRLLRVKGIVATADAPNEPMIIHTVQQVLSAPVRLPAWPDADRRTRLVFITDGIDPEPVKELFSAVIDSEPSSFTKFLKSAAGDFVAAFSQAFSTLSRLSRRSK, from the coding sequence ATGAGTGCCCCGGCTGCAAAAGACCAACCAGCAACCAAGACTGCGCCTGATATGCTTTTTCCCAATCGCATACCCGTTTTTTTGCTCAGCGGTTTTCTGGGCTCCGGAAAATCGACGCTGTTAAACGCCTTTTTGAACGATCCGGCAGTCAGAGACACTGCCATTATCATCAATGAATTCGGCGACGTACCCGTCGATCATCTGCTGATCCGCCAAGGCGAAACCGCTATTCAGCAGGTATCAACCGGCTGCCTGTGCTGCGTGGGCACGACAAATCTCCAACAAACGTTGTCCGACTTGAAAACCGCCGCAGACAGCGGTCGGACCCATGGCTTCTCGCGCGTGATCGTGGAAATGAGCGGGCTGGGCGACCCGGCACCGTTGGTCAATGCCCTCACTTCCGGCACGCGCCCTGACAGCCCGCTTCAGGATGAAGACCAGCGCGCGGTCTTCTATCTGGCAGGCGTTGTGACCCTCTTCGACGTCGTCGCCGGGGTGAACTCTGTTGAGCATCATTTTGAAGCCGTGAAACAGATCGCGTTCGCAGATCGCATCGTCTTGACGAAAACGGATCTTGCCCAGAACAGCAATCCGTCATTCGACAGCTTTCCGCTCATCCGAGACCTTCGCACACTCAACGCCGGTGCAGAGGTCTTTGACCGGTGCACCGCCGATCTCGCCGCCCTTTTTGAGCCCCGGCCTTACGCCACAGTCGAGCGCGGTGAAGATGTCGTTGGGTGGCTCGCCCTGGAGAGCGCGCTGGCGCAGGACCCCGGACATGGTGCGACGCCAGTAACGGCAAACCCGGCGGCTCGGCATGGCACCGGCATTCGCACGTTCAGTCTGGTCAGGGACTTTCCTCTCTCCGGAGACCGGCTGCAGCGCTTTTTGACGCTTCTGCAAGGGTCTGCAGGCCAGCGCCTGTTGCGGGTCAAGGGGATTGTTGCGACGGCGGATGCACCCAACGAGCCGATGATCATTCATACGGTCCAGCAAGTTCTGTCCGCCCCCGTCCGCCTGCCGGCCTGGCCTGACGCGGATCGGCGCACGCGGCTCGTTTTCATTACGGACGGCATAGACCCCGAGCCGGTCAAAGAGCTCTTCAGCGCCGTAATCGACTCCGAGCCAAGCTCTTTCACAAAGTTTCTCAAGTCTGCAGCGGGTGACTTCGTTGCAGCGTTTTCGCAAGCTTTCTCAACACTTAGCCGCTTGTCCCGGAGGTCAAAATGA
- a CDS encoding GTP-binding protein translates to MTELKKTPVTVLTGYLGAGKTTLLNRILTENHGKRYAVIVNEFGEVGIDNDLVVDSDEEVFEMNNGCICCTVRGDLIRIIDGLMKRRNHFDAILIETTGLADPAPVAQTFFVDDDVQSKTSLDAIVTVVDAKHLLDEIDKAHEAQEQLAFADIVLLNKTDLVTENQLANVEQRIRGINPTAIIHRSERCQVPLDNILGRNAFDLDRVLENEPEFLDHHHHHHHDDHVSSFSLLSDEPLDPQRFFPWIQTIAQEHGPDMLRMKGIIAFPGDDDRFVMQGVHMLLEGDHQRPWKEHEARTTRIVFIGRNLPREAIENGFRQCVAETQVAAE, encoded by the coding sequence ATGACTGAATTGAAAAAGACGCCTGTCACCGTACTCACAGGGTATCTGGGCGCGGGCAAAACAACCCTGCTCAATCGCATCCTGACGGAAAATCACGGTAAACGGTACGCGGTCATCGTCAACGAGTTCGGCGAGGTCGGCATAGACAACGACCTTGTCGTCGATTCCGACGAAGAAGTCTTCGAAATGAACAACGGCTGCATCTGCTGTACGGTGCGCGGGGATCTCATCCGCATCATCGATGGACTGATGAAACGGCGAAACCATTTCGACGCGATCCTGATCGAGACCACGGGATTGGCCGATCCGGCGCCCGTCGCCCAGACCTTTTTCGTCGATGACGATGTGCAGTCCAAGACCAGCCTTGATGCAATCGTCACCGTCGTCGACGCCAAACACCTGCTCGACGAGATCGACAAGGCCCACGAGGCCCAAGAGCAACTGGCCTTCGCCGACATCGTTCTTCTCAACAAGACCGACCTGGTGACCGAGAACCAGCTTGCAAATGTCGAGCAGCGCATTCGCGGGATCAATCCGACGGCAATCATCCACCGCAGCGAGCGCTGCCAGGTACCGCTGGACAATATCCTCGGGCGCAATGCCTTCGACCTGGACCGAGTGCTGGAGAACGAACCCGAATTCCTGGACCACCATCATCATCACCATCATGATGATCATGTCTCGAGTTTCTCGCTGCTCAGCGACGAGCCGCTTGATCCGCAGCGCTTCTTTCCGTGGATCCAGACGATTGCCCAGGAACACGGTCCCGACATGCTGCGCATGAAGGGCATTATCGCCTTTCCGGGCGACGATGATCGGTTTGTCATGCAGGGCGTCCACATGTTGCTGGAAGGTGACCATCAGCGCCCGTGGAAAGAGCATGAAGCCCGCACCACAAGGATCGTCTTTATCGGTCGCAACCTGCCCCGGGAAGCGATTGAAAACGGCTTCAGGCAATGCGTCGCAGAAACTCAGGTAGCGGCCGAATGA
- a CDS encoding FAD-dependent oxidoreductase has protein sequence MKTDVLVVGGGLSGLALADQLTREGVDHLVVEAQDWLGGRILTRNLSGGAFDLGPAWFWPGQPRMAALADRFGIPVFEQFATGDLVYQDQSGAVQRGRGFASMQGSYRLEGGMGRLIEALGGVLAPENVWTNTRLTALAPRERGHTASILQHGLPRTIEARDVVLALPPRVIAETVSFEPALEEGLVADLRAIPTWMAGQAKILAVYDEPHWRMAGMSGDAMSHHGPMVEIHDASPVKGGPYALFGFVGVPAQVRAAHEAQLMDLARSQLVDLFGPAMAEPLDLVLQDWAKVPEIARSQDMTPAGGHPDYGLPAGLQTLGTGGLHFASTETAPTFGGFLEGALESAERTARAIRQRVPEGA, from the coding sequence ATGAAAACGGATGTGCTGGTTGTCGGCGGGGGCCTGTCCGGTCTGGCGCTCGCCGATCAGCTGACGCGCGAAGGTGTTGATCACCTGGTCGTCGAGGCACAGGACTGGCTTGGGGGACGTATCCTGACCAGGAACCTCTCCGGCGGCGCTTTCGACCTTGGTCCGGCCTGGTTCTGGCCCGGTCAACCGCGCATGGCGGCCTTGGCGGACCGGTTCGGAATCCCGGTCTTCGAACAATTTGCAACGGGCGATCTCGTTTATCAGGACCAAAGCGGTGCCGTTCAGCGCGGCCGCGGTTTTGCGTCCATGCAGGGCTCTTACCGTCTGGAAGGGGGCATGGGCCGGTTGATCGAAGCGCTTGGCGGCGTCCTGGCACCTGAAAACGTTTGGACAAACACCCGATTGACCGCGCTGGCCCCTCGAGAGCGTGGTCACACGGCTTCAATCCTGCAACATGGTTTACCCAGGACGATCGAGGCACGGGACGTTGTGCTCGCGCTTCCCCCGCGGGTGATCGCCGAGACGGTGTCCTTTGAGCCCGCGCTTGAGGAAGGGCTGGTGGCGGACCTGCGCGCAATCCCGACCTGGATGGCCGGGCAGGCCAAGATCCTGGCTGTCTATGACGAACCCCACTGGCGGATGGCGGGAATGTCGGGGGATGCCATGAGCCATCACGGGCCGATGGTGGAAATCCATGATGCTTCGCCGGTGAAAGGAGGCCCCTACGCGCTGTTCGGTTTTGTCGGCGTTCCGGCGCAGGTCCGGGCGGCACACGAGGCGCAGTTGATGGATCTTGCGCGATCCCAGCTGGTGGACCTTTTCGGCCCCGCAATGGCCGAGCCCCTGGATCTCGTGCTGCAGGACTGGGCAAAGGTGCCGGAAATTGCGCGGTCCCAGGACATGACTCCGGCTGGAGGCCACCCCGACTATGGTCTGCCGGCCGGCCTGCAGACGCTCGGCACGGGTGGGCTGCATTTCGCATCCACCGAGACTGCACCGACCTTCGGGGGTTTTCTGGAAGGTGCGCTTGAGTCAGCAGAAAGAACAGCCCGGGCAATCAGGCAAAGGGTTCCCGAGGGAGCCTAG
- a CDS encoding SDR family NAD(P)-dependent oxidoreductase, whose translation MTHPFALVAGAGAGLGQCLVRTFNDSGYHAVGLNRSVPDGTVETTQALDLTDASATAHVLSELLRAHGAPRLVVHNTAKLVISDFENTSNADFEATWRSMVLSAVNLARGVLPGMVAAGGGTFIVSGATASLRGGRNFAAFASAKAGLRALTQSLAREYGPKGIHVVHVILDGIVDTAASRALHALDPARMMQPEDIAKAYLALADQPGSTWTHELDLRPMGEAF comes from the coding sequence ATGACACATCCCTTCGCTCTTGTTGCCGGCGCCGGAGCCGGCCTTGGCCAGTGCCTGGTCCGTACCTTCAATGACAGCGGGTATCATGCGGTCGGTCTTAACCGCTCCGTGCCGGACGGGACGGTTGAAACCACACAGGCACTCGATCTGACCGATGCCTCTGCAACGGCGCATGTGCTGTCGGAGCTTCTTCGGGCACATGGCGCGCCAAGACTTGTGGTGCACAACACCGCAAAGCTGGTGATCTCCGACTTTGAAAACACCTCCAATGCCGACTTCGAAGCCACCTGGCGGTCGATGGTCCTGTCGGCAGTCAATCTTGCACGTGGCGTCTTGCCGGGCATGGTGGCAGCAGGCGGCGGCACGTTCATTGTCTCGGGGGCCACCGCCAGCCTGCGTGGCGGCCGGAACTTTGCCGCATTTGCCTCTGCCAAGGCCGGCCTGCGCGCCCTGACCCAGTCTTTGGCGCGCGAATACGGGCCCAAAGGCATACACGTGGTTCACGTGATCCTGGACGGGATCGTGGACACGGCCGCAAGCCGCGCTCTGCACGCATTGGACCCCGCACGGATGATGCAACCGGAAGACATTGCAAAGGCCTATCTGGCGCTCGCCGACCAGCCCGGTTCCACCTGGACCCACGAGCTTGACCTCAGGCCGATGGGGGAGGCGTTCTGA
- a CDS encoding cupin domain-containing protein: MELNANFDRRAAVHADQEPWIASPMKGVDRRMLDRVGGEVARATTIVRYAPGSAFSAHTHTGGEEYLVLDGVFQDEHGDFPVGTYVRNPPTSSHTPSSAPGATIFVKLWQFDMEDRQQVTIDTNREPPRPVGGGVSEIPLFEDARERVRIELWEPGAEISIAAHDGFEALVIKGSFVEGGETFQANSWLRLPPGSPLKAVAGEAGARLWVKSGHLAEPQTAPQIGD, encoded by the coding sequence ATGGAACTCAATGCGAATTTCGACCGGCGGGCCGCAGTTCATGCGGATCAGGAGCCCTGGATCGCCTCGCCCATGAAAGGGGTGGACCGCAGAATGCTGGACCGTGTGGGCGGCGAGGTTGCGCGGGCAACAACGATTGTGCGGTATGCGCCCGGCAGCGCGTTCTCAGCGCACACGCATACCGGCGGTGAGGAGTATCTGGTGCTGGACGGCGTCTTTCAGGACGAACATGGCGACTTTCCAGTTGGCACATATGTGCGCAATCCGCCGACTTCGTCCCACACGCCAAGCTCGGCACCGGGTGCAACGATCTTTGTGAAGCTCTGGCAGTTCGACATGGAGGATCGCCAGCAGGTCACGATTGACACCAACAGGGAGCCCCCCAGACCGGTGGGGGGCGGGGTTTCGGAAATTCCGCTGTTTGAAGATGCGCGCGAGCGGGTGCGTATCGAGCTCTGGGAGCCAGGGGCCGAAATCTCCATTGCGGCCCATGACGGGTTCGAAGCGCTGGTGATCAAGGGCAGCTTTGTGGAAGGCGGTGAAACCTTTCAGGCCAATTCCTGGCTGCGACTGCCACCCGGCAGCCCACTGAAGGCTGTGGCGGGTGAGGCCGGGGCGCGTCTTTGGGTGAAATCGGGGCACCTGGCAGAACCGCAGACCGCCCCGCAAATCGGAGACTGA
- a CDS encoding TetR/AcrR family transcriptional regulator, whose product MSLTMKEKILAAAEKRVRKAGFAEMSFRDLASDVGIKSASVHYHFPTKHTLGEALVDRYAKNFQAALEDLDTGTLRAALNGFVGLYANALVLTEAICLCAVMGAEANGLPEDINRKTAAFFKANRVWLEALLEKHGIDRAGDKALTLVAALEGGMIIASASNDKTLFDKVAETALQATIGSHTSKS is encoded by the coding sequence ATGTCGTTGACGATGAAGGAAAAAATACTGGCGGCCGCGGAAAAGCGTGTTCGCAAGGCAGGTTTTGCAGAAATGAGTTTCCGTGACCTGGCAAGCGATGTCGGCATCAAGAGCGCCAGCGTGCACTATCATTTCCCGACCAAACACACGCTCGGCGAAGCTCTTGTCGACCGCTACGCAAAGAACTTTCAGGCTGCCCTGGAAGATCTCGACACCGGCACGCTCCGCGCTGCCCTGAACGGTTTTGTCGGCCTTTATGCCAATGCATTGGTGCTGACGGAAGCCATCTGTCTTTGCGCCGTCATGGGCGCCGAAGCCAATGGTTTGCCGGAAGACATAAACCGCAAGACGGCGGCGTTCTTCAAGGCCAACAGGGTCTGGCTTGAAGCCCTGCTTGAAAAACACGGCATTGATCGCGCAGGCGACAAGGCCCTCACGCTTGTTGCCGCCCTGGAAGGGGGCATGATCATCGCGTCGGCCTCCAACGACAAGACACTGTTCGATAAGGTTGCGGAGACCGCACTCCAGGCAACGATTGGAAGCCACACAAGCAAATCCTGA
- a CDS encoding LacI family DNA-binding transcriptional regulator, protein MHELEYDADPEAGSARNLGEDVVGLIVPDITNPFFAQLAKHIEMEAALRGIMVMLSNSHEDPAIERKQIKAMYDRSISGIIVVSTSDASLPFSSDIPIVSVDRRYGSYPLVTTDQWHGSGMLAEHLHGLGHRHMAYIAGPLETEVARQRRDGFVARVEALSRPEDPIDLTMQSGPFDSETGEAIGREILLSVRKGGRITAIATSCDQQAIGVLRCARDLGVHVPQDVSVIGFDDIAMASLVVPRLTTLRQPIEDLASGALERVLSETGFTTDYAIRGSLVIRESTAPPSEWS, encoded by the coding sequence ATGCATGAACTGGAATACGATGCAGACCCAGAAGCCGGTTCGGCCAGGAACCTCGGCGAGGATGTCGTCGGCCTGATCGTGCCTGACATTACCAATCCGTTTTTCGCCCAGCTTGCAAAACATATCGAGATGGAAGCCGCTCTGCGCGGGATCATGGTGATGCTGTCCAACTCCCATGAGGACCCGGCCATCGAGCGCAAGCAGATCAAGGCGATGTATGACCGCTCGATCTCCGGCATCATCGTGGTCTCGACTTCTGACGCCAGCCTGCCTTTCAGCTCGGACATTCCCATCGTCTCCGTCGATCGGCGCTATGGCAGCTACCCGCTGGTGACGACAGATCAGTGGCACGGCTCGGGCATGCTGGCCGAACACCTGCATGGTCTTGGACACAGGCACATGGCTTATATTGCTGGGCCGCTCGAGACGGAGGTTGCCCGGCAGCGCCGCGACGGTTTCGTGGCCCGTGTCGAGGCGCTTTCACGTCCCGAAGACCCGATTGACCTGACCATGCAGTCGGGCCCGTTCGACTCCGAGACAGGAGAGGCGATCGGGCGAGAGATTCTGCTATCCGTGCGCAAGGGCGGACGGATTACCGCGATCGCGACCTCCTGTGATCAACAGGCCATCGGTGTTCTGAGATGCGCCCGGGACCTCGGCGTGCATGTGCCGCAGGATGTTTCGGTGATCGGCTTCGACGATATCGCGATGGCGTCACTGGTGGTTCCACGGCTGACAACGCTGCGCCAGCCGATCGAGGACCTTGCTTCCGGCGCGCTCGAAAGGGTGCTTTCCGAAACAGGGTTCACGACCGACTACGCGATCCGTGGCTCCCTGGTGATCCGCGAGTCGACCGCGCCTCCAAGCGAATGGAGCTAA